One segment of Pseudodesulfovibrio sp. 5S69 DNA contains the following:
- the cfa gene encoding cyclopropane fatty acyl phospholipid synthase: MSASRAILSDLLAEAGVAVNGSDPWDIRVKDERLFHDILLRKNLGLGEGYMRGWWNCERVDEFICRVLKTGVENRVRDSWRLIAKALPALVCNLQSLSRAKIVAQRHYDLGNDLFQGFLDPHLQYSCAYYKGMNGCPETQTDEEVSRDLERAQEAKMRLICDKLELKSGDRVLDIGCGWGGLARFMAEERGCSVVGVNISKEQIAFGREFCAGLPVDIREADYRLLNETFDKIVSVGMFEHVGPKNYPDFMRTVDRCLKPDGLFLLHTIGSNTSGPGLDPWIATYIFPNGCLPSIAEVSKAAEKHFVLEDLHNFGPYYDRTLMSWLRNFRHAWPDLRDKYGDRFKRMWEYYLQSCAGAFRARDIQLWQFVFSPVGRKQPECRWG; the protein is encoded by the coding sequence ATGTCTGCAAGCAGAGCGATATTGTCCGACCTCTTGGCCGAGGCGGGCGTGGCGGTGAACGGGAGCGACCCGTGGGATATCCGGGTCAAGGACGAACGGCTTTTCCACGACATCCTGCTCAGGAAGAACCTGGGCCTGGGCGAGGGGTACATGCGCGGCTGGTGGAACTGCGAGCGGGTGGACGAGTTCATCTGCCGCGTGCTCAAGACCGGCGTGGAAAACCGGGTGCGCGACTCCTGGCGGCTCATCGCCAAGGCGCTGCCCGCCCTGGTCTGCAACCTGCAAAGCCTGTCGCGGGCCAAAATCGTGGCCCAGCGCCACTACGACCTGGGCAACGACCTGTTCCAGGGGTTCCTGGACCCCCACCTGCAATATAGCTGCGCCTACTACAAGGGCATGAACGGCTGCCCCGAGACCCAGACCGACGAGGAGGTCTCCCGCGACCTGGAACGGGCGCAGGAGGCCAAGATGCGGCTCATCTGCGACAAACTGGAGCTCAAATCCGGCGACCGGGTCCTGGACATCGGCTGCGGCTGGGGCGGGCTGGCCCGGTTCATGGCCGAGGAGCGCGGCTGCTCCGTGGTGGGCGTGAACATCTCGAAAGAGCAGATCGCCTTCGGGCGCGAGTTCTGCGCAGGCCTGCCCGTGGATATCCGCGAGGCGGACTACCGGCTCCTGAACGAGACCTTCGATAAAATCGTCTCGGTCGGCATGTTCGAGCACGTGGGCCCCAAGAACTACCCGGACTTCATGCGCACCGTGGACCGCTGCCTCAAGCCGGACGGCCTGTTCCTGCTGCACACCATCGGCAGCAACACCTCGGGGCCGGGCCTGGACCCGTGGATCGCCACCTACATCTTCCCCAACGGCTGCCTGCCGTCCATCGCCGAGGTCTCCAAGGCCGCGGAAAAGCACTTCGTCCTGGAGGACCTGCACAACTTCGGCCCCTACTACGACCGCACCCTGATGAGCTGGCTGCGCAACTTCCGCCACGCCTGGCCCGACCTTCGCGACAAATACGGCGACCGCTTCAAGCGCATGTGGGAATACTATCTACAATCCTGCGCCGGGGCCTTCCGGGCCAGGGACATCCAACTGTGGCAGTTCGTGTTCTCGCCGGTCGGCAGGAAACAGCCCGAGTGCCGGTGGGGGTAG
- a CDS encoding type II toxin-antitoxin system HipA family toxin produces MTSDSPVREAFVWVWLPGETEPVVAGKLEADGDYCRFNYGRSYLERMDGEPRAIPLYEPELPLRRGVLPLPDGLRMPGCIRDAAPDAWGRRVILNRLQGGRGRGADTDALDELTYLLESGSDRIGALDFQASPSEYVPRTAQSASLEELLASADRVERGIPLSPALDQALLHGSSIGGARPKVLVGDGGEKYVAKFSSATDTYFNVVKAEYAAMRLAALCGIDAAPVRLETAGGRDVLLVRRFDRARGENGWTRRAMVSALTLFGLDEMQARYASYETLAEIVRHRFDEPRATLRELFSRLVFNVLCGNTDDHARNHAAFWNGAVLSLTPAYDICPQGRSGNEASQAMLIHGDNRLSNLRTCYEAAGSFLLAEEEAHGIAEVMIESIREHWDAVCEEAALSEVDRAALWDRQFLNPFSLGM; encoded by the coding sequence ATGACTTCTGATTCGCCGGTTCGGGAGGCATTCGTCTGGGTCTGGCTGCCCGGTGAAACCGAACCTGTGGTGGCCGGTAAACTGGAGGCCGATGGGGACTATTGCCGATTCAACTATGGCCGGTCTTACCTGGAGAGAATGGACGGGGAGCCGAGGGCCATTCCCCTGTACGAGCCCGAACTGCCGTTGCGCCGGGGCGTGTTGCCCCTGCCGGATGGTCTGCGTATGCCGGGCTGCATCCGGGACGCCGCGCCCGACGCCTGGGGCCGCAGGGTCATCCTGAACCGGCTCCAGGGCGGCCGGGGGCGAGGGGCGGATACCGACGCCCTGGACGAGCTGACCTATCTTCTGGAATCGGGCTCGGACCGCATCGGCGCCCTGGATTTCCAGGCGTCGCCCTCCGAGTACGTGCCGCGCACGGCACAGAGCGCCTCCCTGGAGGAGTTGCTTGCCTCCGCCGACCGTGTGGAGCGGGGCATCCCCCTGTCGCCCGCCTTGGACCAGGCGCTGCTCCACGGCAGCTCCATCGGCGGGGCCAGGCCCAAAGTGCTCGTCGGGGACGGGGGGGAGAAATACGTGGCCAAGTTCTCCTCGGCCACGGACACCTATTTCAACGTGGTCAAGGCCGAGTATGCGGCCATGCGCCTGGCCGCGCTGTGCGGCATCGACGCGGCCCCGGTCCGGCTGGAGACGGCGGGCGGCAGGGACGTTTTGCTCGTCCGGCGGTTCGACCGCGCGCGGGGGGAGAACGGCTGGACGCGCAGGGCCATGGTCTCGGCCCTGACCCTGTTCGGCCTGGACGAGATGCAGGCCCGTTACGCCAGCTACGAAACGTTGGCCGAGATCGTCCGCCATCGTTTCGACGAACCGCGGGCGACGCTCAGGGAGCTCTTTTCGCGCCTGGTCTTCAACGTCCTGTGCGGCAATACCGACGACCACGCCCGCAACCATGCGGCCTTCTGGAACGGCGCCGTCCTCTCCCTGACCCCGGCCTACGACATCTGCCCCCAGGGCCGCTCCGGCAACGAAGCCTCCCAGGCCATGCTCATCCACGGCGACAATCGCTTGAGCAATCTCAGGACCTGCTATGAAGCCGCCGGGTCCTTTCTGCTTGCCGAAGAGGAAGCCCATGGCATCGCCGAGGTCATGATCGAATCCATTCGTGAGCACTGGGACGCGGTCTGCGAAGAAGCGGCCCTGTCCGAGGTGGACAGGGCCGCGCTTTGGGACCGGCAATTCTTGAACCCGTTCTCCCTGGGGATGTGA
- a CDS encoding helix-turn-helix transcriptional regulator translates to MKSKLSATAYSRYGREAAILLGQLIRAGRKERGWTAGELADRAGISRRTLQRIEKGDPGCQIGGVFEAAALVGVPLFEAEPSALTRQVRQMEDKLRLLPRSVRVKTREVDDDF, encoded by the coding sequence ATGAAGAGCAAGCTTTCGGCAACGGCATATTCGCGGTACGGTCGTGAGGCGGCGATCCTGCTCGGGCAACTGATCCGGGCGGGGCGCAAGGAGCGCGGCTGGACGGCCGGCGAGCTGGCCGATCGCGCAGGGATTTCGCGGCGGACCTTGCAGCGCATCGAGAAGGGTGACCCGGGCTGCCAGATCGGCGGAGTGTTTGAGGCCGCGGCCCTGGTGGGCGTACCGCTGTTCGAAGCGGAGCCGTCGGCCCTGACCCGCCAGGTACGGCAGATGGAGGACAAGTTGCGGCTGCTGCCCCGATCGGTGCGCGTGAAGACCAGGGAGGTGGACGATGACTTCTGA
- a CDS encoding ATP-binding protein produces the protein MALRGNERVCPCRGAAVRAAFAWLLVLCLVCPLWAGPAQAHPQALLISSYHPGFPTFFHQIEGIESVFDPAGVDLDVEYMDSKRFSTSEDTLAFRGMLADKLARLPRYDVILTADDNALRFAMANREALFPDTPVVFFGVNDQALAHAQGDDDNFTGVIEAISMEGTLRCIFRLQPKVRTVYAVVDGTPSGGADLLTYLSKRPLFPDRELAVLSLTGLTWAGLAERTRALGPEDAILLLSAYRDAAGEPVTFEEGLKRILNSTEVPVYDLWEHGLGLGAIGGKIVSHFDQGRRAARMALDILHGTPVRDIPVVEGTEANRYVFDYRVLRRFHIDPDELPEGSRILNRPDSLWRTHQLGLSLGLGTLVVLAVLVFLLLAYVSRLRRARIGLRESEERLQMSLEATSDGLWDWSVDSEKVYFSPGYFTMLGYEPGAFPPAYESWLKLLHPDDRDAAVDVVTAHALSGEEFRTEFRLRNRDGGWTWGMARGKTLEWTRDGKPLRVVGTHTDITDRKLFEERLVQAKEAAEAANRVKDEFIANISHEVRTPLNGVMGMLQLLQSSDLDGEQRDFVDTALHSSRNLLRVLNDLLDFSKIQAGKLDIREAPFDLAGLVEESLDFFKLQAGDKDLELRADIDPSARKHYLGDAGRIRQILFNLVGNAVKFTDEGSITVEACELWHPEPGRKRLLFTVRDTGIGIAERDLSRIFAPFSQVDGSLTRTYQGTGLGLPIVRKLVELMGGNCEVESEPGKGTAIRFFLVVGEHTGAADAADAAPGPGASRPLRLLLVEDERVNRVMARRLLERMGHTVVEAENGRDCLTLLRDHSFDAVLMDVQMPLLNGLDATHAIRIAREFSHVADIPIIGLSAHAARQDRNRALEAGMNEYLVKPFEKADLERALRKVVGG, from the coding sequence ATGGCGCTGCGCGGGAATGAACGGGTTTGCCCCTGCCGGGGCGCGGCCGTCCGGGCCGCGTTTGCGTGGCTGCTCGTCTTGTGCCTCGTCTGCCCGCTCTGGGCCGGACCGGCTCAGGCCCATCCGCAGGCCCTGCTGATCAGTTCCTACCATCCGGGCTTCCCGACCTTTTTCCATCAGATCGAGGGCATCGAGTCCGTCTTCGACCCGGCGGGTGTTGATTTGGACGTGGAGTACATGGATTCCAAGCGGTTCAGCACCTCGGAAGACACCCTTGCCTTCCGCGGCATGCTCGCCGACAAGCTGGCCCGCTTGCCCCGGTACGACGTCATCCTCACCGCCGACGACAACGCCCTGCGTTTTGCCATGGCCAACCGGGAGGCCCTGTTCCCGGACACCCCGGTGGTGTTCTTCGGGGTCAATGATCAGGCTCTGGCCCACGCCCAGGGCGACGACGACAATTTCACCGGGGTCATCGAGGCGATCTCCATGGAGGGGACCCTGCGATGCATCTTCCGGCTGCAACCCAAGGTCCGGACCGTGTACGCCGTGGTGGACGGAACCCCGAGCGGCGGAGCGGACCTGCTGACCTACCTGTCCAAGCGCCCCCTGTTCCCGGACCGGGAGCTGGCCGTCCTGTCCCTGACCGGCCTGACCTGGGCCGGGCTGGCCGAGCGGACCCGCGCCCTGGGACCGGAGGACGCCATCCTCCTGCTCTCGGCCTACCGCGATGCGGCGGGCGAGCCCGTGACCTTCGAGGAGGGGCTCAAGCGCATCCTGAACAGTACGGAGGTCCCGGTCTACGACCTGTGGGAGCACGGCCTGGGCCTGGGCGCCATCGGGGGCAAGATCGTTTCCCATTTCGACCAGGGGCGCCGGGCCGCGCGCATGGCCCTGGACATCCTCCACGGCACGCCGGTCCGGGACATCCCGGTAGTCGAGGGCACCGAGGCCAACCGGTACGTTTTCGACTACCGCGTGCTCAGGCGATTCCACATCGACCCGGACGAGCTGCCCGAGGGCAGCCGGATCCTGAACCGGCCGGATTCCCTGTGGCGGACACACCAGCTGGGGCTTTCCCTGGGGCTGGGCACGCTCGTCGTCCTGGCCGTCCTGGTCTTTCTGCTCCTGGCCTACGTGTCGCGCCTGCGCCGGGCCCGGATCGGGCTGCGGGAGAGCGAGGAGCGGCTGCAGATGTCCTTGGAGGCCACCAGCGACGGGCTGTGGGACTGGTCCGTGGACAGCGAAAAGGTCTATTTCAGCCCCGGCTACTTCACCATGCTCGGCTATGAACCGGGCGCCTTCCCGCCCGCCTACGAATCCTGGCTCAAGCTGCTTCATCCCGATGACCGGGATGCGGCCGTGGACGTGGTCACCGCCCACGCGCTGTCCGGCGAGGAGTTCCGCACCGAGTTCCGCCTGCGCAACCGGGACGGAGGCTGGACCTGGGGGATGGCCCGGGGCAAGACCCTCGAGTGGACCCGTGACGGAAAACCCCTGCGCGTGGTCGGCACGCACACGGACATCACCGACCGCAAGCTGTTCGAGGAGCGGCTGGTCCAGGCCAAGGAGGCGGCCGAGGCGGCCAACCGGGTCAAGGACGAATTCATCGCCAACATCAGCCACGAGGTGCGCACCCCGCTGAACGGGGTCATGGGCATGCTCCAGCTCCTCCAGTCCTCGGACCTGGACGGCGAGCAGCGCGACTTCGTGGACACCGCCCTGCATTCTTCGCGCAACCTCCTGCGCGTGCTCAACGACCTGCTCGATTTCAGCAAGATCCAGGCGGGCAAGCTGGACATCCGCGAGGCCCCCTTCGACCTGGCCGGGCTGGTGGAGGAGAGCCTCGACTTCTTCAAGCTCCAGGCGGGCGACAAGGACCTGGAGCTCCGGGCGGACATCGATCCCTCGGCCCGGAAGCACTACCTGGGCGACGCCGGGCGCATCCGCCAGATTCTCTTCAACCTGGTGGGCAACGCGGTCAAGTTCACGGACGAGGGATCCATCACCGTGGAGGCCTGCGAGCTGTGGCATCCCGAGCCCGGCCGCAAGCGGCTGCTCTTCACCGTCCGCGACACCGGCATCGGCATCGCCGAAAGGGACCTCTCGCGCATCTTCGCCCCGTTCTCCCAGGTGGACGGCTCCCTGACCCGGACCTACCAGGGCACGGGCCTCGGGCTGCCCATCGTCCGGAAGCTGGTGGAGCTCATGGGCGGCAACTGCGAGGTGGAGAGCGAGCCGGGCAAGGGCACGGCCATCCGCTTCTTCCTGGTGGTGGGCGAGCACACCGGAGCCGCCGACGCGGCCGACGCGGCCCCCGGACCCGGCGCGAGCCGTCCCCTGCGCCTGCTCCTGGTGGAGGACGAGCGCGTCAACCGGGTCATGGCCCGCCGCCTGCTGGAGCGCATGGGCCACACCGTGGTCGAGGCCGAAAACGGCCGCGACTGCCTGACCCTGCTGCGCGACCACTCCTTCGACGCCGTGCTCATGGACGTCCAGATGCCGCTGCTGAACGGCCTGGACGCCACCCACGCCATCCGCATCGCCCGTGAATTCTCCCACGTGGCGGACATCCCCATCATCGGCCTCTCGGCCCACGCCGCCCGCCAGGACCGCAACCGCGCCCTGGAAGCGGGCATGAACGAGTACCTGGTCAAGCCGTTCGAAAAGGCGGACTTGGAGCGGGCGCTCAGGAAGGTGGTCGGGGGCTGA
- a CDS encoding PocR ligand-binding domain-containing protein codes for MTLKDLISEKDLAALQQELHDRFGLNADIMDGEGHRLLGNTWGNDLCRAIRNDEKGFGAICATAGQMFTQLLKKGEPFVEYCDAGMVRVGVPVVVGGEVVGAVGGCGLVPADEEVDEFTIGMMSGLDEAAIAERVKTVHAADEARLAEIRAFITERIEALLP; via the coding sequence ATGACGCTCAAGGATTTGATTTCGGAAAAGGACCTGGCCGCGTTGCAGCAGGAACTGCACGACCGTTTCGGGCTGAACGCGGACATCATGGACGGTGAAGGCCACCGTTTGCTCGGCAACACCTGGGGCAACGACCTGTGCCGGGCCATCCGCAACGACGAGAAGGGGTTCGGGGCCATCTGCGCCACGGCCGGCCAGATGTTCACCCAGTTGCTCAAGAAGGGCGAGCCGTTCGTCGAGTACTGCGACGCGGGCATGGTCCGCGTCGGCGTGCCCGTGGTGGTCGGGGGTGAGGTCGTGGGTGCGGTGGGCGGCTGCGGCCTGGTGCCCGCCGACGAGGAGGTGGACGAGTTCACCATCGGCATGATGAGCGGCCTGGACGAGGCGGCCATCGCCGAGCGGGTCAAGACCGTGCACGCCGCCGACGAAGCGCGCCTGGCCGAGATCCGGGCCTTCATCACCGAACGCATCGAGGCCCTGCTGCCCTAG
- a CDS encoding YitT family protein: MTNTFKDTLRGMTFGVPWNLALLTLGSFLIAFSVKAIAVPHGLLTGGMSGIALLCYYAFGGLSTGQWYFALNLPVFILGWVFVSKRFFFYSLYGMVVSSVFIDAIPYALHMKDIWLAVITGGGIMGAGVGIALRSLGSTGGSDILAVICKEKFNMSMGSFEFWFNMLGFVAGFIYLDMNIVFYSIAMTFVIAFGIEYVLGMFSERKMVMIVSDHSAAINAAILTDLDRGVTILEGTGGYTGEPRKVVMTMISSMQLKELEEVVYTIDPDAFFIMGSGFHVQGQGFSSRKVY; encoded by the coding sequence ATGACCAACACGTTCAAAGACACGCTGCGCGGCATGACCTTCGGGGTGCCGTGGAACCTCGCCCTGCTCACCCTAGGTTCCTTTCTCATCGCCTTCTCGGTCAAGGCCATCGCCGTGCCCCACGGCCTGCTCACCGGCGGCATGTCCGGCATCGCGCTGCTGTGCTACTATGCCTTCGGCGGGCTGAGCACGGGCCAGTGGTACTTCGCCCTGAACCTGCCCGTGTTCATCCTCGGCTGGGTCTTCGTCAGCAAGCGGTTCTTTTTCTATTCCCTCTATGGCATGGTCGTCTCGTCCGTGTTCATCGACGCCATCCCCTACGCCCTGCACATGAAGGACATCTGGCTGGCGGTCATCACCGGCGGCGGGATCATGGGCGCGGGCGTGGGCATCGCCCTGCGCTCGCTCGGCTCCACGGGCGGGTCCGACATCCTGGCCGTGATCTGCAAGGAAAAGTTCAACATGTCCATGGGCTCCTTCGAGTTCTGGTTCAACATGCTCGGCTTCGTGGCCGGGTTCATTTACCTGGACATGAACATCGTCTTCTACTCCATCGCCATGACCTTCGTCATCGCCTTCGGCATCGAGTATGTGCTCGGCATGTTCTCCGAGCGCAAGATGGTCATGATCGTCTCGGACCACTCCGCCGCCATCAACGCGGCCATCCTGACCGACCTGGACCGGGGCGTGACCATCCTGGAGGGCACGGGCGGATACACCGGCGAGCCGCGCAAGGTGGTCATGACCATGATCTCGTCCATGCAGCTCAAGGAGCTGGAGGAGGTGGTCTACACCATCGACCCGGACGCGTTCTTCATCATGGGCTCGGGCTTCCACGTCCAGGGCCAGGGCTTCTCGTCGAGGAAGGTGTACTAG
- a CDS encoding SAM hydrolase/SAM-dependent halogenase family protein translates to MILSAKKKEAPPPRTIGLITDFGLTDPYVGQVKAVLARKAPNCPVVDISHHVAPFNVAQAGFFLAASYEHFPGDAVILAVVDPGVGTDRGIACLEIGHRLLVAPDNGLLTLALNRAWSEVHAYDLSKAMDAPKKISHTFHGRDVFAPLAAWLALGGRPEGVGHEIDPSALVTQTWSRPEIDGGRALAHVVHIDRFGNCVLNLEAGGLGTPCGLRMESPAGGPLAYAVKYADMPEGEPGLLEGSQGFLELAVNQRSAAKRFGLSMGDAVELAWEA, encoded by the coding sequence ATGATCCTCTCCGCCAAGAAGAAGGAGGCGCCGCCGCCCCGGACCATCGGGCTGATCACGGACTTCGGCCTGACCGACCCCTACGTGGGCCAGGTCAAGGCGGTCCTGGCCCGCAAGGCCCCCAACTGCCCGGTGGTGGACATCTCCCACCACGTGGCCCCGTTCAACGTAGCCCAGGCCGGGTTCTTCCTGGCCGCCAGCTACGAGCATTTCCCGGGCGACGCGGTCATCCTGGCCGTGGTCGACCCCGGCGTGGGCACGGACCGGGGCATCGCCTGCCTGGAGATCGGCCACCGGCTGCTGGTGGCCCCGGACAACGGGCTGCTCACCCTGGCCCTGAACCGCGCCTGGTCCGAGGTGCACGCCTACGACCTGTCCAAGGCCATGGACGCGCCCAAAAAGATCTCGCACACCTTCCACGGCCGGGACGTGTTCGCCCCGCTCGCCGCCTGGCTGGCGCTGGGCGGCAGGCCCGAAGGCGTGGGCCACGAGATCGACCCGTCGGCCCTGGTCACGCAGACTTGGTCCCGGCCGGAGATCGACGGCGGGCGGGCCCTGGCCCACGTGGTCCACATCGACCGCTTCGGCAACTGCGTGCTCAACCTGGAGGCGGGCGGCCTGGGCACGCCGTGCGGCCTGCGCATGGAGTCCCCGGCGGGCGGTCCCCTGGCCTACGCGGTCAAGTACGCGGACATGCCCGAGGGCGAACCCGGCCTGCTCGAAGGCAGCCAGGGGTTCCTGGAACTGGCGGTGAACCAGCGGTCCGCCGCAAAACGATTCGGCCTGTCCATGGGCGACGCCGTGGAACTGGCCTGGGAGGCCTGA
- a CDS encoding adenosylcobinamide-GDP ribazoletransferase, which translates to MLRDFFDTLGFLTRLAPARVIPESAMNRCMRWMPPAGLVLGLLIVLPLRLGLFADSPWVQAWLMVAASIYLTRGLHMDGLADVCDAVTTHTDPVRFWAVVKDSRTGAFGVMGLVMALAGQVVLFHAMLARGEYWAAAWAFVLGRAAAVWLGYHVRHLVRPGLGKLYIDGATLGVALTATLFTFAAGWIMAGLPATLASTVIVTLVLLGLFRLAEKVGGANGDFLGCAVILGELAAGLGFALVM; encoded by the coding sequence GTGCTGCGCGATTTCTTCGATACCCTCGGCTTTCTGACCCGGCTGGCCCCTGCGAGGGTCATCCCGGAATCGGCCATGAACCGGTGCATGCGCTGGATGCCCCCGGCCGGGCTGGTCCTCGGCCTGCTCATCGTCCTGCCGCTCCGGCTCGGCCTGTTCGCCGACTCCCCGTGGGTCCAGGCATGGCTCATGGTCGCGGCCTCCATCTACCTGACGCGCGGCCTGCACATGGACGGTCTGGCCGACGTGTGCGACGCGGTGACCACCCACACCGACCCCGTGCGCTTCTGGGCGGTGGTCAAGGACAGCCGCACCGGCGCCTTCGGGGTCATGGGCCTGGTCATGGCCCTGGCCGGACAGGTCGTCCTGTTCCACGCCATGCTCGCCCGCGGCGAATACTGGGCTGCGGCCTGGGCCTTTGTCCTGGGCCGGGCGGCCGCGGTCTGGCTCGGCTACCACGTACGCCATCTGGTCCGCCCGGGCCTGGGCAAGCTGTACATCGACGGGGCCACCCTGGGCGTGGCCCTCACGGCCACCCTGTTCACCTTCGCGGCCGGATGGATCATGGCCGGGTTGCCCGCCACCCTGGCGTCCACGGTCATCGTCACCCTGGTCCTGCTCGGCCTGTTCCGGCTGGCGGAAAAGGTGGGCGGGGCCAACGGCGACTTCCTGGGCTGCGCCGTGATCCTGGGCGAACTGGCCGCCGGGCTGGGCTTCGCCCTGGTCATGTAG
- the sppA gene encoding signal peptide peptidase SppA, protein MPTRFSSAAPLLLALFLLLPGCAPKIKIFASPATEPLKEYVVDGEAAGKIALIHLHGFLSTEPAQGMLRSQPSPVQEMVNDLKLAEADDDVGAVVVAIDSPGGTTTASDVLYHELTDFKKRTGKPVVVAMFDVAASGGYYAALPADWIVAHPTTITGSVGVIFMRPKLNGLMDKVGVGVEVSKSGRDKDMGSPFRPTTDEEKALFQGIIDDMAARFYSLVQAHRHLTPAHLETVKSARVFTATQALSIGLIDQIGYIQDAFAKARSLAGLDPNCKVVTYRRDLYPDDNPYNTLDAAQPFKPSLLGVDASFIMPPRAGFCYVWEGGVTR, encoded by the coding sequence ATGCCGACCCGATTCTCTTCCGCAGCCCCGCTGCTGCTCGCCCTGTTCCTGCTGTTGCCGGGGTGCGCCCCCAAGATCAAGATATTCGCCTCCCCGGCCACCGAGCCCCTCAAGGAGTACGTGGTCGACGGCGAGGCCGCCGGCAAGATCGCGCTCATTCATCTGCACGGCTTCCTGTCCACCGAACCGGCCCAGGGCATGCTCCGCTCCCAGCCCAGCCCGGTGCAGGAGATGGTCAACGACCTCAAGCTGGCCGAGGCCGACGACGACGTCGGGGCCGTGGTCGTGGCCATCGACTCTCCCGGCGGGACCACCACCGCCTCGGACGTGCTCTACCACGAGCTGACCGACTTCAAGAAGCGGACCGGCAAGCCCGTGGTGGTGGCCATGTTCGACGTGGCCGCCTCGGGCGGATACTACGCGGCCCTGCCCGCCGACTGGATCGTGGCCCACCCGACGACCATCACCGGGTCCGTGGGCGTGATCTTCATGCGGCCCAAGCTGAACGGCTTGATGGACAAGGTCGGCGTGGGCGTGGAGGTCTCCAAGTCCGGCCGCGACAAGGACATGGGCTCGCCGTTCCGGCCCACTACCGACGAGGAAAAAGCCTTGTTCCAAGGCATTATAGATGACATGGCCGCGCGCTTCTACTCCCTGGTCCAGGCCCACCGCCACCTCACCCCGGCCCACCTCGAAACGGTCAAGTCGGCGCGGGTGTTCACCGCGACCCAGGCCCTGTCCATCGGCCTCATCGACCAGATCGGCTACATCCAGGACGCCTTTGCCAAGGCCCGCTCCCTGGCCGGCTTGGACCCGAACTGCAAGGTCGTCACCTACCGCCGCGACCTCTATCCCGACGACAACCCGTACAACACCCTGGACGCCGCACAGCCGTTCAAGCCGAGCCTGCTCGGCGTGGACGCGAGCTTCATCATGCCGCCCCGGGCGGGCTTCTGCTACGTCTGGGAAGGCGGGGTGACGCGCTAG
- a CDS encoding ABC transporter permease — protein MESVRRIIALVIKEFLALLKDPKSRIVVIGPPIIQLILFGYAATFDLTDIPFAFEDLSRSAESREFLSGVSGSPYFHLVGEVRGESVIREMIDSRKVRFVLRIGQTFARDLKAGRNAPVQALLDGRNSNTAGIIGNYLSNVVAQYNAARLAGVGRASPSVLVSRIYYNENALSRDFFVPGIVGVIAMVVTLLVTALSVAREREHGTFDQVLVTPLSPIGILIGKATPGLVIGLLESSLIMLAAVYWFEVPLRGNVGMLYLGLFFFIFAAVGVGLMISSLSVTMQQALLGSFLFLMPSVLLSGFATPIANMSRVVQWITLINPLRYVLVLIRGVFIENSPTYVLLMQIWPLALIGLACMALAVVMFRNRIY, from the coding sequence CCAGCTGATCCTGTTCGGCTACGCGGCCACCTTCGACCTGACCGACATCCCCTTCGCCTTCGAGGACCTGAGCCGGTCCGCGGAGTCGCGGGAGTTCCTGTCCGGGGTGTCCGGGTCCCCGTATTTCCATCTGGTGGGCGAGGTCCGCGGCGAGTCCGTCATCCGGGAGATGATCGACAGCCGCAAGGTGCGCTTCGTCCTGCGCATCGGGCAGACCTTCGCCCGGGACCTCAAGGCGGGCCGCAACGCCCCGGTCCAGGCCCTGCTGGACGGGCGCAACTCCAATACCGCGGGGATCATCGGCAACTACCTGAGCAACGTGGTCGCCCAATACAACGCCGCGCGCCTGGCCGGGGTGGGCCGGGCCAGCCCGTCCGTCCTGGTCTCCCGCATCTACTACAACGAAAACGCCCTGAGCCGGGACTTCTTCGTGCCCGGCATCGTCGGGGTCATCGCCATGGTGGTGACCCTGCTGGTGACCGCCCTGTCCGTGGCCCGCGAGCGGGAGCACGGGACCTTCGACCAGGTGCTGGTCACGCCGTTGTCGCCCATCGGCATCCTCATCGGCAAGGCCACTCCGGGTCTGGTCATCGGCCTGCTGGAGTCCTCGCTGATCATGCTGGCCGCGGTCTACTGGTTCGAGGTGCCGCTGCGGGGCAACGTCGGGATGCTCTACCTCGGCCTGTTCTTCTTCATCTTCGCGGCCGTGGGCGTGGGGCTGATGATATCCTCCTTGAGCGTGACCATGCAGCAGGCCCTGCTCGGGTCCTTCCTGTTCCTGATGCCGTCCGTGCTCCTGTCCGGGTTCGCCACGCCCATCGCCAACATGAGCCGGGTGGTCCAGTGGATCACCCTGATCAACCCCCTGCGCTACGTCCTGGTCCTGATCCGGGGCGTGTTCATCGAGAACTCGCCGACCTACGTGCTGCTCATGCAGATCTGGCCCCTGGCCCTGATCGGGCTGGCCTGCATGGCTCTGGCCGTGGTCATGTTCCGCAACCGCATCTACTGA